The Pelobates fuscus isolate aPelFus1 chromosome 2, aPelFus1.pri, whole genome shotgun sequence genome has a segment encoding these proteins:
- the AMER3 gene encoding APC membrane recruitment protein 3, protein MELIRGKTFIKSYAQNPTENVSSCGVKVKKNVDSKRHFNECTLKRNDSNAQGISSRAGVNEERDSCHSRKCITKSKTHDCVTRERKREQGISETEKTRLSSSISFPGDDLRRRNDPQSAYRRHIIDYRNFVPQMPFVPSVAKSLPRKRISLKRSKRGLKDIFSLKKNKQQDVISIAEHVRLGPQVFEMKEGKSVTKQHLKKSEEMDSDELLTHELSDNDMHVDTIGTCNVLCEDVASLKSFDSFTGCGEIFADESSAYIDMEKGKDGPRVMFIAKACPLASNFQGGVERLASPAKSEKIDFSLLCGRAGSSTKSVRPNSLIDNKLLTASNDVLTKESPTVSRDQLSNSTYNDLVSSSEYVTDAGSPVSTSDEGYYDSFSPGTDDDKNVVDTPRSLPRDSYSGDALYELFHESEETKLSPGTDCVVSSLSNHTDNPTSVYSFFVGSEENMASQPDKDLVGDSILQSTWKGKECFLKLCDTELSLTMGLVNWLKKTGKVIEIQETSLNNYCNQTEKQEDIKSPLTISSDSIHESNEKKISMQWQTYEERCSGKPYLANDSEHPKTDNFSTSQQEEPSKCILQCPPQPMSELLSNDQISFLKNVTNSGKHRMDLSNPYLLRLANINSLPLLSNMDVLSCFKHEKLNSLHCHDLQYLKECLSPLLWASDKNVNQMMENCATQVASMHINHRDKNMEQENNVHVEKTRELHNIPHGVKNPTNNKDCRDQQTVPHPTLSITCELGNKHVEFDNLGRTTESAKKISEIVESKNTESEQLYNKECAIKKDVRPSLAEGSKPQWFNTRTNFLPLFGSRCSSVISDCPSTLYKVCNTGETVIFLNTKKCDEPFCSTENITQGSNVTFHVESSRNTATTFQTVTAARNGFTNSKEEVK, encoded by the exons ATGGAGTTGATACGTGGCAAGACCTTTATAAAAAGCTATGCACAAAATCCTACTGAAAATGTATCCTCTTGTGGAGTTAAAGTAAAAAAGAATGTTGATTCCAAGAGACATTTCAATGAATGTACTTTAAAAAGAAATGACTCAAATGCACAAGGAATATCCAGTAGAGCAGGTGTGAATGAAGAAAGGGACAGTTGTCATAGCAGGAAATGTATTACAAAAAGCAAAACACACGACTGTGTCACTAGAGAACGCAAACGTGAGCAAGGAATATCAGAAACTGAAAAAACTAGACTTTCCAGTAGTATCAGTTTCCCGGGTGATGACCTTCGCAGAAGGAACGATCCACAATCAGCATATAGGAGACATATTATCGACTATCGGAATTTCGTGCCTCAGATGCCTTTTGTCCCATCAGTGGCCAAATCCTTACCAAGAAAAAGGATTTCTTTAAAGAGATCTAAAAGAGGTTTAAAGGATATATTCAgtctaaagaaaaataaacagcaAGATGTCATATCAATAGCAGAACATGTGAGGTTAGGACCACAGGTATTTGAAATGAAGGAAGGAAAAAGCGTAACAAAACAGCATTTAAAAAAGTCAGAAGAGATGGATTCTGATGAATTGTTGACTCATGAGTTATCAGACAATGATATGCATGTTGACACAATTGGGACTTGCAATGTGTTATGTGAAGACGTGGCTTCATTGAAAAGCTTTGATTCTTTTACTGGCTGTGGGGAAATATTTGCAGATGAAAGCTCAGCTTACATTGATATGGAGAAAGGTAAGGATGGACCAAGAGTAATGTTTATCGCCAAAGCATGTCCTCTAGCCAGTAATTTTCAAGGAGGGGTAGAACGATTAGCTTCACCGGCTAAATCAGAAAAAATAGACTTTTCTCTACTTTGTGGACGTGCAGGCTCTTCTACAAAAAGCGTACGTCCAAATTCCCTTATTGATAATAAATTACTGACAGCTTCAAATGATGTACTAACAAAGGAAAGTCCAACTGTATCTAGAGATCAGCTTTCTAACTCTACTTATAATGACCTAGTGTCTTCTAGTGAGTATGTTACTGATGCTGGATCCCCTGTTTCTACAAGCGATGAAGGGTATTATGATTCCTTTTCTCCTGGAACTGACGACGACAAAAATGTTGTCGATACACCTAGATCACTTCCAAGAGATAGTTACAGTGGTGATGCACTTTATGAGTTATTTCATGAATCAGAAGAAACAAAACTAAGCCCTGGTACAGATTGTGTGGTGTCCTCATTATCAAATCATACTGATAACCCTACATCAGTCTACAGTTTTTTTGTAGGATCTGAAGAAAATATGGCTTCTCAACCAGACAAAGATCTAGTTGGAGACAGTATTTTACAAAGCACGTGGAAAGGGAAAGAATGTTTTTTAAAACTGTGTGACACCGAGCTGTCTTTAACAATGGGATTGGTAAATTGGTTAAAGAAAACAGGCAAAGTTATTGAAATCCAAGAAACAAGCCTCAATAATTATTGTAATCAAACAGAAAAGCAAGAAGATATCAAATCACCCTTAACAATTTCAAGTGACTCAATTCATGAAAGCAACGAAAAGAAAATATCAATGCAGTGGCAAACCTATGAAGAAAGATGTTCTGGCAAACCTTATCTAGCTAATGATTCTGAGCATCCTAAAACAGATAATTTTTCTACTTCACAACAAGAGGAACCATCAAAATGTATACTTCAGTGTCCTCCCCAACCTATGTCTGAGTTACTTTCAAACGACCAGatctcatttttaaaaaatgtaaccaATAGCGGGAAACATAGAATGGACTTAAGCAATCCATATTTATTAAGGTTAGCTAACATTAATTCTTTGCCTCTATTAAGCAATATGGATGTATTATCCTGTTTTAAACATGAAAAACTTAACAGTTTACATTGTCACGACTTACAGTATCTAAAAGAGTGTTTATCTCCATTACTGTGGGCAAGTGATAAAAATGTGAACCAAATGATGGAGAATTGTGCTACTCAGGTTGCGTCAATGCATATAAACCACAGAGACAAAAACATGGAGCAGGAAAACAATGTACATGTTGAAAAAACAAGAGAACTGCACAACATACCCCATGGAGTAAAGAACCCAACCAATAATAAAGATTGCAGAGATCAGCAAACAGTTCCTCACCCAACATTATCCATTACTTGTGAGCTTGGCAACAAACATGTGGAATTTGATAACCTTGGGCGTACAACTGAGTCTGCtaaaaaaataagtgaaataGTTGAGAGCAAAAACACAGAATCTGAACAACTATATAATAAAGAATGTGCTATTAAAAAAGATGTTAGACCATCACTTGCAGAGGGATCCAAACCTCAGTGGTTTAATACCCGGACTAATTTCCTACCCCTGTTTGGTTCTCGGTGTTCTTCTGTGATTTCAGACTGTCCTTCAACTTTGTACAAGGTCTGCAATACAGGAGAGACTGTAATATTCCTAAACACAAAGAAGTGTGATGAACCATTTTGTAGTACTGAAAATATAACCCAGGGTTCCAATGTCACATTCCATGTCGAATCCTCTAGAAACACAGCGACGACGTTTCAAACAGTCACAGCTGCACGCAATG GTTTTACAAATAGCAAAGAAGAAgtgaaataa